In one Pseudomonas sp. MM211 genomic region, the following are encoded:
- a CDS encoding alpha/beta family hydrolase — protein sequence MREGQQSGIDAGQQAQGSPATELLWDRPTGDSLGTLILAHGAGAPMDSDFMNLMAEKLAARGLTVVRFEFDYMAARRQDGKKRPPNPQAKLLERWREVHAAVRQQVTGPLAIGGKSMGGRMASLLADELGADRLICLGYPFHAIGKADKPRTAHLADLKTPTLIVQGERDAMGDRHTVASYQLSRAIELVWLTAGDHDLKPLKVSGYSHEQHLESAADAVATFLTQGD from the coding sequence ATGCGAGAAGGGCAGCAGAGCGGTATTGACGCCGGTCAACAGGCACAGGGAAGTCCAGCGACAGAGCTGCTGTGGGATCGGCCAACGGGCGACAGCCTGGGCACGCTGATCCTTGCCCACGGCGCCGGCGCGCCGATGGACAGCGATTTCATGAACCTGATGGCAGAGAAGCTGGCGGCCCGTGGGCTGACGGTGGTGCGCTTCGAGTTCGACTACATGGCCGCGCGCCGGCAGGACGGCAAGAAACGCCCACCCAATCCCCAGGCCAAACTGCTCGAGCGCTGGCGTGAGGTACATGCTGCCGTGCGACAACAGGTCACCGGGCCGCTGGCCATCGGCGGCAAGTCCATGGGCGGTCGCATGGCCAGCCTGCTGGCCGACGAGCTGGGCGCGGATCGGCTGATCTGTCTGGGCTATCCCTTCCACGCCATCGGCAAGGCCGACAAACCCCGCACCGCCCACCTGGCCGACCTGAAGACCCCGACCCTGATCGTCCAGGGCGAACGCGACGCCATGGGCGACCGCCATACCGTGGCGAGCTATCAGTTGTCACGAGCCATCGAACTGGTCTGGCTGACCGCCGGCGATCACGACCTCAAGCCGCTCAAGGTCTCCGGTTACAGCCATGAGCAGCATTTGGAGTCGGCCGCCGATGCCGTGGCGACATTTCTTACGCAGGGCGATTGA